Proteins from one Candidatus Trichorickettsia mobilis genomic window:
- a CDS encoding conjugal transfer protein TraW, producing the protein MKVLNKFLMSAVFFSLSSAVLAKDFGKQGATFEIKEEGFVAMMQRKLKGVNLADHEQKMKDLARKKVEEPTPVLGITRATRTVSHSFDPSYVLDEDVFLPCGKLLYPAGTKVNPLDHMEWGGRMVFIDGRDSAQIAWAKDNYLKTDETFDKNEDKLRQNLSIQNTDNAAHISASSDTKIILTGGRPLELEREVGNLIYFDQFGELTGRFNIAHVPAIVEQDGKYLKVTELNIEVNKK; encoded by the coding sequence ATGAAAGTGCTTAATAAATTTCTGATGTCGGCAGTATTTTTTAGTTTAAGCAGCGCGGTGCTTGCCAAGGATTTCGGCAAGCAGGGGGCTACTTTCGAGATCAAGGAAGAAGGTTTTGTTGCCATGATGCAGCGTAAATTAAAGGGCGTAAATCTAGCAGATCATGAGCAAAAAATGAAAGATCTAGCACGAAAAAAAGTAGAAGAGCCGACACCCGTTCTCGGTATTACTAGAGCGACAAGAACGGTTAGTCATAGTTTTGATCCGAGTTACGTTTTAGACGAAGACGTATTCTTACCTTGCGGTAAATTATTATACCCTGCGGGGACAAAAGTAAATCCCTTAGATCATATGGAGTGGGGCGGCAGGATGGTGTTCATCGACGGGCGGGACTCGGCTCAAATAGCTTGGGCAAAAGATAATTATCTAAAAACCGATGAAACGTTTGATAAAAACGAAGATAAACTACGGCAAAACTTGAGTATTCAAAATACGGATAATGCCGCTCATATCAGCGCATCCTCGGATACTAAAATAATCTTAACGGGGGGTAGACCTCTTGAATTAGAGAGAGAAGTCGGAAATCTTATATATTTTGACCAATTCGGCGAGTTAACGGGCAGATTCAATATTGCACACGTGCCTGCGATAGTCGAGCAAGACGGCAAATATTTAAAGGTTACGGAGCTTAATATTGAAGTAAATAAAAAATAA